A region from the Colwellia sp. PAMC 21821 genome encodes:
- a CDS encoding DUF3192 domain-containing protein has product MKNTLLALIVIAPLTLGLTGCVIAVGGEDGHSISGDFEDREYKNRKKIAGIQLNTAFADVSREMGVADFTETYLQDGKTVNVVYYRTHRLHKDGLTTKDECTKLVFVNNSLTAIEQAG; this is encoded by the coding sequence ATGAAAAATACGTTATTAGCACTAATCGTTATTGCGCCGTTAACATTGGGTTTAACCGGCTGTGTTATTGCCGTTGGCGGCGAAGATGGTCACTCGATTTCAGGTGATTTTGAAGACAGAGAATATAAAAATAGAAAGAAAATTGCGGGTATTCAATTAAATACAGCTTTTGCTGATGTTTCTCGTGAAATGGGTGTAGCCGATTTTACCGAGACTTATTTACAAGATGGTAAAACCGTTAATGTTGTTTATTACCGAACACACCGCCTGCACAAAGATGGCTTAACGACTAAAGATGAATGTACAAAACTAGTTTTTGTTAATAATAGCCTGACTGCTATCGAGCAAGCCGGTTAA
- the xni gene encoding flap endonuclease Xni: protein MTVHLVLIDALNLIRRIYAVQERPFLLNNELAENTKQQVLFNTAKACEQALQKIIEQLQPSHALAVFDSQAPCWRYDIFPDYKKGRKKMPEHLADKLPDIQDRFMKNFVDSLISEADEADDLIATLAIKVALRGQNVTIVSTDKCFLSLLNPNIKVYDYFNRRYLDEEYVLNKFSVKPDKLMDLWTLTGDNTNKIPGVAGIGQVTASKLLNQYGSIKSILSATDLKSSISEKLSLHDEQIALSRKLLTLKIDIPLGFNLKDIRLPNENELASS, encoded by the coding sequence ATGACGGTTCACTTGGTATTAATTGATGCATTAAATTTGATCAGAAGAATTTATGCGGTTCAAGAACGGCCTTTTTTATTAAATAATGAATTGGCTGAAAATACCAAGCAACAAGTTCTGTTTAATACTGCCAAAGCCTGTGAACAAGCTTTGCAGAAAATAATAGAACAATTACAACCCAGCCATGCCCTAGCCGTTTTTGACTCTCAAGCGCCTTGTTGGCGCTATGATATTTTTCCTGATTATAAAAAAGGCCGTAAAAAAATGCCTGAGCATTTGGCTGATAAATTACCCGATATTCAGGACCGTTTTATGAAAAATTTCGTTGATTCTTTAATATCAGAAGCTGACGAAGCTGACGATTTAATTGCTACCTTAGCGATAAAAGTCGCCTTACGAGGACAAAATGTCACTATAGTATCTACAGATAAATGTTTTTTATCGCTACTTAACCCCAATATAAAGGTTTACGATTATTTTAACCGTCGCTATTTAGACGAGGAATATGTACTTAACAAGTTTAGTGTAAAGCCAGATAAATTAATGGACTTGTGGACATTAACCGGTGATAACACCAATAAAATACCTGGTGTAGCCGGAATCGGGCAAGTAACGGCTTCCAAATTATTAAATCAGTACGGCTCAATTAAAAGTATTCTTAGTGCTACGGATTTAAAAAGTAGCATCAGTGAAAAACTCTCACTACATGATGAGCAAATTGCATTAAGTCGTAAATTACTTACGTTAAAAATCGATATCCCTTTAGGCTTCAATTTAAAAGATATCAGACTACCTAATGAAAATGAACTTGCCAGCAGTTAA
- the syd gene encoding SecY-interacting protein: MKISNYSLHDHVWHFSQDYLQAYQYRFEHLPITHIVENWASPCEQGVHKEEFSLWQPIKVDEKLTFDNVEEALEVKLHDDIKQYFTTMYSDSLDASCSEGDLSLLFAWSAKDFSRLQENIIGHILMKTKLKQKLTIFFAITDDDDHIISLDNEAGSVWVEKVGCDPHKKIADTLSDFISQLTPRIPPKGIEND, from the coding sequence ATGAAAATATCAAATTATTCTCTTCATGATCACGTGTGGCACTTTTCTCAAGATTACTTACAAGCATACCAATATAGATTTGAACATTTACCTATTACTCATATAGTTGAAAACTGGGCGTCACCTTGCGAGCAAGGTGTGCATAAAGAAGAATTTTCGCTTTGGCAGCCGATAAAAGTGGATGAAAAGCTGACTTTCGATAATGTTGAAGAGGCCTTGGAAGTAAAACTTCATGATGACATTAAACAATATTTTACCACTATGTACAGTGATAGCTTAGACGCAAGTTGCTCAGAAGGGGATTTGTCATTGTTATTTGCATGGAGCGCGAAAGATTTCTCTCGTTTACAAGAAAATATCATTGGGCATATTTTAATGAAAACGAAATTAAAGCAAAAGTTAACCATATTTTTTGCCATCACGGATGACGACGACCATATCATATCCTTAGACAATGAAGCTGGTTCAGTTTGGGTTGAAAAAGTGGGTTGTGATCCGCATAAAAAAATAGCAGATACGCTTAGTGATTTTATTTCCCAACTTACGCCACGGATACCACCAAAAGGTATCGAAAATGATTAG
- a CDS encoding DUF423 domain-containing protein: MKLITVAKLLMIFVGISGCFSVLFGAWLAHGGQSLPLASQERLMTALTYQFFHTLALMLTIILYRLHSKAMLLIAGILFALGIVFFSGSLYIKTLFDVLSIGKLAPSGGLSFALAWLLVGFAGTKMFDQKLGN; encoded by the coding sequence ATGAAATTAATAACTGTTGCTAAACTACTGATGATATTTGTTGGTATCAGTGGTTGTTTTTCTGTATTATTCGGCGCTTGGTTAGCCCACGGTGGACAATCTCTACCTTTGGCGTCACAAGAACGACTAATGACAGCATTAACGTATCAATTTTTTCATACGTTAGCGCTTATGCTAACCATTATCTTATATAGGCTTCATTCCAAAGCTATGTTATTGATAGCAGGCATCTTGTTTGCCCTTGGCATCGTATTTTTTAGTGGTAGTTTGTATATCAAAACTTTATTCGATGTGTTGAGTATTGGGAAGTTGGCGCCCTCAGGCGGCCTGTCATTTGCACTTGCATGGCTATTGGTTGGATTTGCAGGTACTAAAATGTTTGATCAAAAGTTAGGTAATTAA
- a CDS encoding isocitrate dehydrogenase, producing MAKQIITVIPGDGIGPDIIDATIQVLDKAGCNFEYEYADAGLTALENHGDLVPESTLALIEKNKIALKGPLTTPVGDGFTSINVTLRKHFQLYANVRPVLSFKGTKARYENIDIITIRENTEGMYSGLGQTVSEDGNHAEAMSLVTREGAERIVTFAYETAIKEGRKKVTAVHKANILKSTSGLFLKVAREVAARYPQIESTEMIVDNCCMQLVMNPEQFDVIVTTNLFGDILSDLCAGLVGGLGMAPGANIGNGCAIFEAVHGSAPDIAGKNLANPTSVILAAIQMLEYLGMADKADNIRRAITEVIESGDRTTRDLGGTHGTSDFTQAVLERL from the coding sequence ATGGCAAAACAAATCATAACAGTGATACCAGGTGACGGTATTGGTCCAGATATTATAGATGCAACGATCCAAGTACTTGATAAAGCGGGCTGTAATTTTGAATATGAGTATGCTGACGCTGGCTTAACAGCATTAGAGAATCATGGCGATTTAGTACCAGAGTCTACCTTAGCGCTGATTGAAAAAAATAAAATAGCGCTTAAAGGCCCATTAACAACGCCAGTAGGTGATGGTTTTACTTCAATTAACGTGACATTACGTAAGCACTTTCAACTGTATGCAAATGTTCGTCCTGTATTGTCATTTAAAGGCACAAAAGCCCGTTACGAAAACATTGATATCATTACCATTCGTGAAAATACAGAAGGTATGTACTCAGGTCTTGGCCAAACCGTTTCAGAAGATGGCAATCATGCAGAAGCAATGAGCCTTGTAACCCGCGAAGGTGCGGAACGCATTGTTACTTTTGCTTACGAAACCGCTATAAAAGAAGGTCGTAAGAAAGTTACTGCTGTTCATAAAGCTAACATCCTAAAATCAACATCAGGTCTATTTCTTAAAGTGGCCCGTGAAGTCGCTGCACGTTATCCACAAATTGAATCAACAGAAATGATCGTAGATAACTGTTGTATGCAATTAGTAATGAACCCAGAGCAGTTCGATGTCATTGTTACTACTAACCTATTTGGCGATATATTATCAGATCTATGTGCTGGTTTAGTTGGTGGTCTAGGAATGGCACCTGGCGCTAACATTGGTAATGGCTGTGCAATATTTGAAGCTGTTCATGGTAGTGCACCCGACATTGCAGGTAAAAACTTGGCAAACCCAACGTCAGTTATTTTAGCCGCTATACAAATGCTAGAATATTTAGGCATGGCAGATAAAGCCGATAATATTCGTCGCGCTATCACTGAAGTTATCGAATCAGGCGATCGCACGACACGTGATTTAGGTGGTACACATGGTACTTCAGACTTCACACAAGCGGTATTAGAGCGTCTATAA
- a CDS encoding GGDEF domain-containing protein, with amino-acid sequence MSENSVAEKSIKDLKSRLNSAINARSELENEFSAQSILLTGFIGKLSQACKGTDILLDNKLANLRTTLKTSTCFTDLEKDINTVSKLLRQHSLKNDKNRIQIHEQLNHSGTGLQKVKNFPMQSRRQLQALITQAEESQSSLVQYIPLMSEFIAFYESIIHEQINLPAEQSQNIKKPVAVNKINNVETEEVLDKSSLIEQSAPKELLGRFSSILNTLVISKKHKADISKIKSSLHGQVTNQILMTTCLNVFDFMIEDLEHERSRAKVFLSTLSDTLTSVQVSVSATISSSSECSEQHAKINQELSDKIKEVSMGINDAGSLTEMKVDVNDKIQQIAKTLQNKAKLEDKQRSTMHDRLNSMSAQVEKLEQQSKIFEKRIQEVTAKSFQDALTKLANRASFDEYFAKELVRFHHKQFDLAISVIDLDDFKRINDTFGHTAGDKTLQVIAETLTKVMGKDVFISRYGGEEFVIIFKDNDKITVMNKLNMLRKKVASLPFTFKGTRVSITLSIGVTLIQREDIVHSAFERADTALYRAKSEGKNKVIYG; translated from the coding sequence ATGAGCGAAAATTCTGTTGCGGAAAAATCTATAAAAGATTTAAAGTCTCGGCTTAACTCCGCTATAAACGCTCGAAGTGAACTAGAAAACGAATTTAGTGCACAGTCAATTCTATTAACTGGTTTTATTGGTAAATTATCTCAAGCTTGTAAAGGTACTGATATATTACTTGATAATAAATTAGCTAATTTACGAACGACCCTAAAAACGTCTACCTGCTTCACTGATCTAGAAAAAGATATTAATACGGTATCTAAGCTACTAAGACAGCACTCTCTTAAAAACGATAAAAATAGAATTCAGATACATGAACAATTAAATCATTCGGGTACGGGTCTGCAAAAAGTTAAAAACTTCCCAATGCAGAGTCGCCGTCAACTACAAGCACTGATCACACAAGCTGAGGAAAGCCAATCTTCATTAGTTCAGTACATTCCGTTGATGAGCGAGTTCATAGCCTTCTATGAGAGCATTATTCATGAACAGATCAATTTACCCGCAGAACAATCACAGAATATTAAAAAACCTGTTGCGGTTAATAAAATCAATAACGTTGAAACTGAAGAAGTCCTCGATAAGAGTTCACTTATTGAACAAAGTGCTCCGAAGGAGTTACTGGGGCGTTTTAGCTCGATTTTAAATACGCTAGTTATTTCCAAAAAGCATAAAGCTGATATTTCCAAAATTAAATCTAGTTTGCACGGCCAAGTCACCAATCAAATATTAATGACAACATGCCTTAATGTTTTCGACTTTATGATTGAAGATTTAGAGCACGAACGTAGTCGAGCTAAAGTGTTTTTATCTACGCTGAGTGATACGCTGACCTCTGTGCAAGTCTCAGTATCCGCAACGATTTCTAGTTCATCAGAATGCAGCGAACAACATGCTAAAATTAATCAAGAATTAAGTGATAAAATAAAAGAAGTTAGCATGGGTATTAACGACGCAGGTTCGTTAACTGAAATGAAAGTCGATGTTAATGATAAAATTCAACAAATAGCGAAAACCCTACAAAATAAAGCAAAATTAGAAGATAAACAGCGTTCTACAATGCATGACAGGCTAAATAGTATGTCAGCACAAGTCGAAAAATTAGAGCAACAAAGTAAAATCTTTGAAAAGCGCATTCAAGAAGTTACAGCTAAAAGCTTCCAAGATGCCTTAACTAAATTGGCTAACAGAGCCTCATTTGACGAATACTTTGCAAAAGAACTTGTTCGGTTTCACCATAAACAATTTGATTTAGCGATCAGTGTCATTGATTTGGATGACTTTAAGCGTATCAATGACACCTTTGGTCATACTGCTGGTGATAAAACGTTACAAGTTATTGCAGAGACCTTAACAAAAGTAATGGGTAAAGATGTCTTCATTAGCCGCTATGGCGGAGAAGAGTTTGTCATCATTTTTAAAGACAACGATAAAATTACTGTGATGAACAAACTCAACATGTTACGCAAGAAGGTGGCAAGTTTACCATTCACCTTTAAAGGTACCCGAGTCAGTATTACCCTATCTATCGGCGTAACGTTAATTCAACGAGAAGACATTGTTCATTCTGCATTTGAACGTGCTGATACCGCGCTATATCGAGCAAAAAGTGAAGGCAAGAACAAAGTGATATATGGGTAA
- a CDS encoding IS66 family transposase, protein MNDDAQSLPNNIEQLKAMLLAERKQSANQAARLQFLEEQFRLAQQQRFGVRSEGHPAQGDLFNEVEVVLDEVLATVESTPAVVKKKPVRQKLPKTLEREIIIHDLSDTEKTCDCCGESLHPMGESRSEKLEFIPAKVKVIEHVRLKYSCRTCEKEGVSTHVKSARVPLSPIPKGFATPSLLSQIITSKYQYALPLYRQESLFKQYGIALSRQTMSEWMMKCSELFKPLYEQLKKTLLQQYVIQADETTLNVINEDKAKCYMWLYCTGSDTPVHSDVPNIVLFDYQSSRAGQCPVDYLNGYTGYLQVDGYAGYEKTQATLAGCWAHARRKFKEADIAQPKGKTGKANMALSHIQKLYRLETQIKDKTAQEKYQQRQEKAKPILVQFYQWLEKANVPPKTALGKAIQYCKNQRHKLSRYIENGELSIDNNRAERAVKPFVIGRKNWLFSNTANGANTSAMLYSMIETAKANDLVPFDYLMHCLEQLTNSTLDINALLPWNVKLNKV, encoded by the coding sequence ATGAATGATGACGCGCAATCCTTACCCAATAACATTGAACAGCTCAAAGCGATGCTGTTGGCTGAGCGTAAGCAATCAGCTAACCAGGCCGCGAGATTGCAGTTTCTGGAGGAGCAGTTCCGCCTTGCTCAACAGCAACGCTTTGGTGTGCGAAGTGAAGGTCATCCTGCACAAGGTGATTTGTTTAATGAAGTCGAAGTCGTCCTTGATGAGGTTTTAGCAACGGTTGAGTCAACCCCTGCAGTTGTTAAGAAAAAACCGGTGAGACAAAAGCTCCCTAAAACGCTTGAGCGTGAAATTATAATTCATGATTTAAGCGACACAGAAAAGACCTGTGACTGCTGTGGTGAGTCATTGCATCCTATGGGTGAATCGCGCAGTGAGAAGCTTGAGTTTATTCCGGCAAAAGTTAAAGTGATTGAGCATGTACGACTCAAATACAGTTGTCGAACATGTGAAAAAGAAGGTGTTAGCACGCACGTTAAAAGTGCACGTGTCCCTCTCAGCCCAATACCTAAAGGGTTTGCAACGCCGTCATTGTTAAGTCAAATCATCACCAGTAAATATCAATATGCATTGCCGCTTTATCGCCAAGAAAGCTTGTTTAAGCAATACGGTATTGCATTAAGCCGGCAGACGATGAGCGAGTGGATGATGAAATGCAGCGAACTATTTAAGCCGCTTTATGAACAGTTAAAGAAAACGCTCTTACAGCAATATGTTATTCAAGCGGATGAAACCACGCTTAACGTGATTAATGAAGATAAAGCTAAGTGCTATATGTGGCTCTACTGCACGGGCAGTGATACGCCTGTGCACAGTGATGTGCCTAATATTGTGCTTTTTGATTATCAATCTAGTCGTGCGGGGCAATGTCCGGTTGATTATCTCAATGGATATACGGGCTATTTGCAAGTGGATGGCTATGCGGGTTATGAAAAAACGCAAGCAACCCTCGCGGGGTGTTGGGCACACGCGCGTCGAAAATTTAAAGAAGCAGACATCGCACAACCAAAAGGAAAAACAGGTAAGGCGAATATGGCGCTGAGCCATATTCAAAAGCTGTATCGATTAGAAACACAAATAAAAGATAAAACGGCGCAGGAAAAGTATCAACAGCGCCAGGAAAAAGCTAAGCCTATACTCGTACAGTTTTATCAATGGTTAGAAAAAGCCAACGTGCCACCCAAAACAGCCTTAGGTAAGGCTATTCAATACTGTAAAAATCAACGCCATAAACTCAGTCGTTATATTGAAAATGGTGAGCTAAGTATCGACAATAACCGTGCAGAGCGTGCCGTGAAACCGTTTGTGATTGGTCGAAAAAACTGGTTATTCTCAAACACCGCGAATGGCGCAAACACCAGTGCGATGCTTTACTCGATGATAGAAACAGCAAAAGCGAATGATTTAGTCCCGTTTGATTATCTCATGCATTGCCTTGAGCAATTAACCAACTCAACACTCGACATTAACGCATTATTACCTTGGAACGTAAAACTTAATAAAGTGTAG
- a CDS encoding DUF3192 domain-containing protein: MNKKVIARILVALIAYGIFVALVVNFYDDSPAKMQWEDREAYNRQFIAKLELKKFNFNSAIEQLGSPDITEAKLVNESSYQVSFYRTQHVKSDGITTQDECTALLFTNGILTAIGKTAYQQFKEF, translated from the coding sequence GTGAATAAAAAAGTTATTGCTAGAATATTAGTCGCATTAATTGCATATGGCATATTTGTCGCATTAGTGGTTAATTTTTACGATGACAGCCCAGCAAAAATGCAATGGGAAGACCGAGAAGCCTATAATCGACAATTTATAGCGAAACTTGAACTGAAAAAATTTAACTTTAATAGTGCTATCGAGCAACTAGGTAGTCCTGATATTACTGAAGCTAAGTTAGTCAACGAAAGCAGTTACCAAGTAAGCTTTTACCGTACACAACACGTAAAGTCTGACGGTATAACAACGCAAGATGAATGTACCGCATTACTGTTTACTAACGGTATTTTAACGGCCATTGGTAAAACAGCTTACCAGCAATTTAAAGAGTTTTAA
- the rlmM gene encoding 23S rRNA (cytidine(2498)-2'-O)-methyltransferase RlmM, producing MTAIVLYCRPGFEKECGAEIQEKASWNEVYGYLELSKNQGVVYFHLNKPEEGEALMEKIPLRRLIFARQWFVTVTEKIDLPDYNRVEAILEALSTDWQYADLRMETPDTNDGKELSKFCRKLAVPLRQALRKEKILTEKGNKDGAVLHALFLSGKEVIFGFSLARNTSPHVMGIPRLKFPNAAPSRSTLKLDEAFLYFIPKEEWDKRLTSGMNAVDLGAAPGGWTYQLVRRGMMVTSIDNGPMAESLMQTGQVKHRTMDGFKYVPQKKNVYWLVCDMIEKPQRVAKLMSEWLLKGLCEEAIFNLKLPMKGRYQQVNDDLQTMKDAFSLHNVKYELFAKHLYYDREEITVHARLLSPPPTDI from the coding sequence ATGACTGCAATAGTTTTATATTGTCGCCCCGGATTTGAAAAAGAATGTGGCGCAGAAATTCAAGAAAAGGCCTCATGGAATGAAGTTTATGGCTATTTAGAGCTAAGTAAAAACCAGGGTGTGGTTTATTTTCATTTAAATAAGCCGGAAGAGGGCGAGGCCTTAATGGAAAAAATTCCATTACGTCGACTTATTTTTGCTCGCCAATGGTTTGTTACTGTAACGGAAAAAATTGACTTACCGGACTACAATCGTGTTGAAGCTATTTTAGAAGCACTAAGCACCGATTGGCAATATGCTGATTTACGCATGGAAACACCTGACACCAACGACGGAAAAGAATTGTCGAAGTTTTGTCGGAAATTAGCGGTTCCATTGCGACAAGCACTGAGAAAAGAAAAAATACTCACCGAGAAAGGTAATAAAGATGGTGCGGTTTTACACGCGTTATTTTTATCGGGCAAAGAAGTTATATTTGGCTTTTCACTGGCGCGAAACACTTCACCGCACGTTATGGGTATTCCACGTTTAAAATTTCCTAATGCTGCGCCAAGTCGTTCAACATTGAAACTCGATGAAGCTTTTTTATATTTTATTCCTAAAGAAGAATGGGATAAACGTTTAACATCAGGTATGAATGCTGTTGATCTAGGCGCTGCACCGGGTGGTTGGACTTATCAGTTAGTGCGTCGTGGCATGATGGTAACGTCAATTGATAATGGACCAATGGCTGAGTCATTAATGCAAACAGGGCAAGTAAAGCATCGCACTATGGATGGCTTTAAATATGTGCCGCAAAAGAAGAACGTTTACTGGCTTGTATGCGACATGATTGAAAAGCCACAGCGCGTAGCAAAACTGATGAGCGAGTGGTTATTAAAAGGGCTATGCGAAGAAGCAATTTTTAACTTGAAACTGCCAATGAAAGGTCGTTATCAGCAAGTTAATGACGATTTACAAACCATGAAAGATGCATTTTCTCTGCACAACGTTAAGTACGAATTGTTTGCTAAACATTTATATTATGACCGCGAAGAAATAACGGTTCATGCAAGACTACTTTCACCTCCTCCTACAGATATTTAA
- the ppnN gene encoding nucleotide 5'-monophosphate nucleosidase PpnN: MHTQVNPVGKMNLLSQAEVDHLQQSATSELYNLYRNCSLAVLNAGSHTDNAEDIYQQFLDFQIQVLRRERGVKLALDNPPKHAFVDGVIIKGIQEHLSAVLRDILFIGDCYNSNAVDSTTNVIFDMLRNANAIIPDSSPNLITCWGGHSINSIEYKYTKQVGYHLGLRGFNICTGCGPGAMKGPMKGATFGHAKQRNATGRYIGLTEPSIIAAEPPNPIVNELVIMPDIEKRLEAFVRMSHGIIIFPGGAGTAEELLYILGIMLHPKNQSQKLPIILTGPIESAEYFQQIDTFIGATLGESAQQLYKIIIDDPEQVAKTLKSTTKDVVAHRKLTGDSYHFNWSLVIEAEFQQPFEPTHEKIASLNLHYDQSIASLAANLRRAFSGIVAGNVKASGIKAIRENGPFEISGDSKIMALMDTLLNSFVQQQRMKLPGSKYVPCYTVIEG, from the coding sequence ATGCACACTCAAGTAAACCCAGTAGGAAAAATGAACTTACTGTCTCAGGCAGAAGTTGATCACTTACAACAATCAGCAACAAGTGAACTCTATAATCTCTATCGTAATTGCTCTTTAGCCGTACTTAATGCTGGCAGTCATACCGATAATGCTGAGGATATTTATCAACAATTCCTCGACTTTCAAATTCAAGTATTACGTCGCGAACGTGGCGTGAAATTAGCTTTGGATAATCCGCCAAAACATGCCTTTGTTGACGGTGTTATTATAAAAGGTATACAAGAACACCTTTCTGCAGTGCTACGCGATATATTATTTATTGGTGATTGTTACAATTCAAATGCTGTTGACAGTACCACTAATGTTATTTTCGATATGCTGCGCAACGCTAACGCTATAATTCCTGACAGTTCACCCAATTTGATCACTTGCTGGGGTGGACACTCCATTAATAGTATTGAATATAAATATACCAAACAAGTAGGTTACCACCTTGGATTAAGGGGTTTTAATATTTGTACAGGTTGCGGACCTGGTGCGATGAAAGGACCTATGAAAGGTGCAACCTTTGGTCATGCTAAGCAGCGCAACGCTACTGGTCGCTATATAGGGTTAACTGAGCCAAGTATTATTGCCGCAGAGCCACCAAACCCTATCGTTAATGAATTGGTTATCATGCCTGACATCGAAAAACGCTTAGAGGCGTTTGTGCGTATGTCACACGGTATAATTATTTTCCCCGGTGGTGCCGGTACAGCAGAAGAGTTACTTTATATTTTAGGTATTATGCTACATCCTAAAAACCAATCACAAAAATTACCTATTATTTTAACTGGGCCAATTGAAAGCGCTGAATACTTCCAGCAAATTGACACGTTTATTGGCGCAACGCTTGGTGAGTCGGCACAGCAACTTTATAAAATTATTATTGACGACCCAGAACAAGTCGCAAAAACCTTGAAATCAACCACCAAAGATGTGGTTGCACACCGTAAACTTACTGGCGACTCATATCATTTTAATTGGTCATTGGTTATTGAAGCTGAATTTCAACAGCCATTTGAGCCAACCCATGAAAAAATAGCTTCATTAAACTTACATTACGACCAAAGCATAGCGTCTTTAGCGGCTAATTTACGCCGCGCATTCTCTGGCATTGTCGCAGGAAATGTCAAAGCCAGTGGTATAAAAGCGATTCGAGAAAATGGACCATTTGAAATCAGTGGCGATAGTAAAATAATGGCATTAATGGATACTTTATTGAATTCTTTCGTCCAACAACAAAGAATGAAGCTACCTGGCAGTAAATATGTTCCTTGTTATACTGTCATCGAAGGTTAA
- the tnpB gene encoding IS66 family insertion sequence element accessory protein TnpB (TnpB, as the term is used for proteins encoded by IS66 family insertion elements, is considered an accessory protein, since TnpC, encoded by a neighboring gene, is a DDE family transposase.), whose protein sequence is MKMFVDVPEVYLYRNVVDFRKSINGLVMIVEQQMQVSPLTGSVFVFCNKGRDKLKVLYWDKTGFALWYKRLEKDKFKWPNKLTSTSLDLSEQQLHWLFNGFDVLGHQAIRYDTVAL, encoded by the coding sequence ATGAAAATGTTTGTTGATGTGCCAGAGGTCTATCTTTATCGTAACGTCGTTGATTTTAGAAAATCTATCAATGGCTTAGTCATGATTGTTGAACAACAAATGCAAGTATCACCGCTAACCGGCAGCGTCTTTGTGTTTTGCAATAAAGGGCGAGATAAACTTAAGGTGTTGTATTGGGATAAAACCGGTTTTGCTTTGTGGTATAAACGGCTTGAAAAAGACAAGTTTAAATGGCCCAATAAACTTACTTCAACATCACTTGATTTATCTGAGCAGCAATTGCATTGGCTGTTTAACGGCTTTGATGTGCTGGGACATCAAGCTATTCGTTATGACACGGTTGCCTTATAA
- the queF gene encoding NADPH-dependent 7-cyano-7-deazaguanine reductase QueF (Catalyzes the NADPH-dependent reduction of 7-cyano-7-deazaguanine (preQ0) to 7-aminomethyl-7-deazaguanine (preQ1) in queuosine biosynthesis) produces MSTYTNAKALSNLTLGKATNYCSQYNPELLQAVPRSLNRDSLGLTPDNLPFIGEDVWYGYELSWLNDKGKPVVAVAEFSFPCTSPNIVESKSFKLYLNSFNQSQFPSWQSVESALIKDLSATAGASAEVKLFPVDNCPALSLSTDTALCIDELDIEINQYELAPDILKNALEQQGDNVTEYLVCHLLKSNCLITNQPDWASVYIKYQGKQICHETLLKYLISFRQHNEFHEQCVERIFCDIKRFCHIESLTVFARYTRRGGLDINPFRSTTDIKAPKLRTLRQ; encoded by the coding sequence ATGAGCACTTATACAAACGCAAAGGCGTTAAGCAACTTAACGCTTGGAAAAGCAACAAACTATTGCAGTCAATATAACCCAGAATTGCTGCAAGCGGTACCAAGGAGCTTAAATAGAGACAGTTTAGGCTTAACACCTGATAACCTTCCTTTTATAGGAGAAGATGTTTGGTATGGCTATGAACTTTCATGGCTTAATGACAAGGGTAAGCCGGTTGTTGCCGTTGCTGAGTTTAGTTTTCCATGCACCAGTCCTAACATTGTTGAATCAAAGTCATTTAAGCTTTACTTAAATAGCTTTAATCAGAGCCAATTTCCTTCATGGCAAAGCGTAGAGTCTGCGTTAATAAAAGATTTATCAGCCACTGCAGGTGCTTCAGCTGAGGTAAAACTTTTCCCGGTTGATAACTGCCCTGCTCTTAGTTTATCTACCGATACAGCATTGTGCATAGATGAGCTAGATATCGAAATTAATCAATATGAATTAGCACCAGATATATTAAAAAATGCCTTAGAGCAACAAGGCGATAACGTAACAGAATATTTAGTTTGTCATTTATTAAAATCGAATTGCTTAATCACTAATCAACCTGACTGGGCGAGTGTTTATATAAAATATCAAGGTAAACAGATTTGTCATGAAACCTTGTTAAAATATTTAATTTCATTTCGTCAACATAATGAATTTCATGAACAATGTGTTGAGCGAATATTTTGTGATATCAAGCGCTTTTGTCATATTGAAAGCCTGACTGTTTTCGCCAGATACACACGAAGAGGTGGTTTAGATATTAATCCATTTCGCTCAACAACTGATATAAAAGCACCTAAACTAAGAACACTTAGGCAATAA